One Xyrauchen texanus isolate HMW12.3.18 unplaced genomic scaffold, RBS_HiC_50CHRs HiC_scaffold_607, whole genome shotgun sequence genomic window, ggactttatttcctttgcagaacacaaagatgtttagaagaatatttcagctctgtaggtccatacagtgcaagttaatggtggccacaaaagcacatagaggcagcataagaTTAaccaataagactccagtggttaaattaatatcttcacaagtgatatgataggtgttggtgagaaacggatcaatatttaagtacttttttactataaatctctactttcactttcacattcttcttcttttgttttttgcgattcacattctttgtgcatatcgccaactactggTCGGGGcttgtcaaaggtggagatttataattaatattgttaaaaaacagttaatttctgacattggttgagatatacagtacatatagctCAACATTGTATATGTCTATACTTTATTATATACTTGTAAACATAGATAGAAGCTTGTGCTTATAATATGCTGTAATGGCCACCTGCAAATGTAATGCATGTAACAGATGTGtaagagatggttgttctttgTGCTGTACAGTATCAATCCTGTAACTGGACGTGTGGAGGGAGAGCAGCCCAACCCAATGGAGGGAATGACTGAAGAACAGAAAGAATTGGAGGCCATGAAACTAGTCAACATGTTCGACAAACTCTCCAGGTAATACATTTTACTGCTTCGGAAGACCCAAACTATACAAGCAGGAATTCtagcacatttattttaaatagtatgATGTCAACTGTCCAAACAAGTAATTGTAAACATTCTTTTTTTAGGCAGCAGGTAATCCAGCCTATGAAAATTGGAGCTGACGGTAAAATGACCTCATTGGAACCACAAGAACTCCAATTTTTAGCCCATCAACAGTTCGGAGAACCCAATAATTCTGAAAGTGACAGCGATACAAACTAATGGGGTGTCCCCAAATTCCATTGATGGGATATTTGGAATGTTGCAGTGCAAGCAAGCACTTGAGTTATATATAGGCCTAATCAAAAAGAAAAACTCTTGGTGAATCATATTAAAGAATCAAACCTTTTGACACAGCCGCTGTTTATTCATGTCACCTAGTGATATTATTTTCAGTTAATTTGAGGTTTATTGTGTTGGCCTGTTTTTTAGGTAATATGTTctatacaatgacagtgaaaacATGGTTTGGTTCCACACagcttgtatttattaatttaacagaatttttttacagtaatggAACTTTCTGTATTCATAACACTATATGATGCCATGGGAGcacatattaatttataatttagaCTGTGGCCTAAGAAGTATGTATGAATGATGACAATGAGAGAGcactgctatttatttatttggtttcaGGATGAACTGAGCAGGGGAATTATTTTAAGCTACGATTTTATGAAAGAGTTTACGGAATATGTGATATTTTCAGAGAATCATTCTTAATTTTGCTTAAAATATTTCGGTTTTGCACTACAGCATGTAAAGCCTCCTGTGTTCAATTTTGTTCTGTggcatgattattattattggatcAGCTCTTCGACACAAATAGTGAATTGTGATGTGTGTGGAAAAGGGTCGAGTTGCTGTATGTTGTTGTAGCCACAGTGATCCATTGGTAAAAATGTCCGTATAATAAAGTATGTATGAAAGACTGAGAGGAATGTtgtatttgaaattatttgtatcacgttgtgttaaaaaaaacttgattgtGATATCAGTAATAAAAGAGATGAATTTGTCATTGTCTCCCACCTCAGATACCCTCACAAACGAAGAGTTCATATTTCCCTTTTGTTataaatagatagatatacagacagatccTCTAGGTGGCGGTAGCGCTCTGTTCTCTTTTGCGTTACTTCAGTTGTTCAATGGTGAAGAAGATTGAGTCGTCGTGACAGCGAGAGAATCATTCTTCTTACACAATCAAACGTTTACATTTAAGATGAAAGATGTTATCGGATACCTCAAACAACAGCAGAGCAAGAGTCCGACGCCTGAGATGGCTTCGGAGTGGCACTCAATGGAGAATTTTTACAACAAAAAGTGTGAAAGACGCATGTttattcagagtgtgtgtgaatgtgggcTAGCTGAGTCATTTAGCATGCTTAGCTAAAGGAGACTTATTACACATATACTTATTTGTATAATCCGCTTTGTGCACTTTATGTTGAGTTTTTAGATAGTATCCGCCCTGTATTTATGTAATGCTTATATTTATGTTGGTGCAGTTATTTTAAAATGAGCGCTAGTATGTTTATGTAGTTGATAAGCCTTTACTGCACCATGAAATCACTTTTTCATGATCTGTTGTTTAATGTGTTGCATCTGAGATATGTTTTTGAAATTTATAAAGGTTTAAAACTTATATACGCTTTAAAATCACGTGTTGTTTTGGAAGGGTGTAAATACACCAGATCACATTGCTTGAGcttcttaaaggggtagttcacccaaaagtagtaattatttaacaatttactctcccttatgtcgtctcaaacacatatgacttccgtggaacacaaattaatatatttcaaTAGAGATTTTATGTCTGTTtattcatataatgcaagtgaatggtaaccaaattTCCAAGCTTCAAAACAGGacaaaaaagtaatcaatatgactcatatgcttaaatctatgtcttctgaagcgatccaatcgttTTATGtgcgaacagaccaaaatataactacattttcactaaaaatcttgacatcagcttcctatagcaccatctagcgctcttcGTATATGTGTCAAGCActtggaagtgtaattgagcttgagaTGCATCTTGCAATGGTAAGATGaacagtgaaaaggagttacatcTTGGTcacttctcacccaaaactgattggatcacttcagaagacatggattaaaccgctggagtcgtttggattactttgtgctttttggagcttcacagttttgtttattgtatggacctacagagctgatgttcttctaaaaatctgcatttgtgttctgcagaagaaagaaagtcatacatgtttgatatgacataagggtgagttaatgatgagagaactatcatctttgggtgaactattcctttaagagattaAAAAGTATAGAAGAATAGATACTCTTAAACTAATTGGGGCAATTGCAGAACAGTTTGAGACCGTATTTGACACATTTTAGTAAAGGTTTTATGATTTGAATGCATACTTGTTCGCTCTCTCTTTTGAAAGATTGTGGCATCAGTTGACTCTGCAGTTGTCCGTCTTCGTGCAGGACACGTATTTCGCCAAAGGGGACGGTCTCATTCAGGTATGATATCATATCCGAATTTGGCTGGATCTATACACTTCAGACATGTTATcggaaacattttaaatgcctgatattttcatttgttttccgCAGCTCTATGAAAACTTCATCAGTGATTTTGAACACAGGTGAGAAGCATGTCTGATGATGAGACATACTGATGTAACTATGACTATGAAACAACTCCATAAGTGATCATGTACATGGGCCTTGTTTATTTTCCAGGAACTGAAAAGCAATTTTTTCACTTTAAAACGGGTCGGTAACCTATAGCTCGCGAGCCataagtggctctttgttaaaaatcaagtggcttgcgggtgtctcaccattcaccaacgcatgattgtttaaaactttctaaAGATCATTTTCCAACAGAAAAAGTAGTCACAAAgtgacattttattatattttattgtataagaacagacaaaagaaaagccatcatTGCTTGTGTcggattcgctgtttgttcagaggcgtgcagcggGACCCTGTCTCTTGGAACacgcgcatgtaaagagttatcactcctttttctctattTCATTTGTCTGAACTCTATTTGCAAGAATAAtattgtctatgagaatgctgcaaatgatctccgatcatctcaggaggtgctgtgagtttagtttactttattaacacagagcagttcattcTTACGCAATGTGAGCGCAACACTGCAGGtttaataacatacagtatacagtactatgcAGAAGTCtttggcacataagatgtttcacaaaaacatttgtcttaagatggttatgtatatatcttcagctttattgtgtcaatagggaatataaatgttagactcccaaacattacttttgcaaatagaaaagattagaatagaagaacagggagcactgcaacacatgtcatggcccccacaaagccccccattGAACATTGAGACAGTCtaagattacatgaagagacagaagcaattgagacagcctaaatagatagaagaactgtggcaaattctccaagaagcttggaacatcctatctgccaacaaccaagaaatactgtgtccaggtgtacctaggagaattagtgctgttttaaaggcaaagggggtcacaccaaatattgatttagcttttttatgtttactggactttgcatgacatttaagtgaagacatcctcactatgtaacatttttcacaagtgcctaaaacatttgcacagtactgtatttataataaataaggaCAACTTgagttctgttttattttctttaggcagcatacgCTGTATtatcaaaatgcaatacaaacacattttttgggGGGGACACACATGGGAATTTATTAggtttatttattatgattattattattattctttatatttagaattgtctttagttcttaatctgtaggctatttgtaatttttcacctgttgtcTATGCTCTTTcggaaaaaaatgcatcaaccgaaaattaaaaaaattgtctcCTAGTGAATAAAGGTTCCCGACCACTGCTTTTTGCTCATTGTGATAGTCTCATGTTTTTGAAAAGCTGttatgtaatatacagtatagattATTTGTTgaattgtattaaaattaataaatgtttgtgttttgccAGGATCAACCCACTGTCCTTAGTTGAAATCATCCTTCATGTTGCTAAACAAATGCCAGGTAACAGATGTTCTTgaaactaaattaatttttgtatttggGGTCAGTTCGGTCTTTTCCGTAGCCCATAAAAactcataataaaaatattaatattagtaaatgGTCAATTTGTGAataaatttatattataataataataatgtctgcCTTGTTTTATCAACAGACCCAAATACTGCGATCAGCTTTCTTGAGAAAACAAAGGAAAAGGTAGAAAGTGGTTTTAATCTCTGAGATGTATTGTCAAGCTCTTATTAGAGGAGAGTTTAAGACAAGATTCACACCGTATTAAAAACTAGAGTTTGTTGATTTACCCAATCAGGTGAAGGCCAGTGAAGAGGCCGTCATCCTCTGCAAAACCTCAATTGGTAGTCTCAAGCTTGTCATCAACGATCTCCCAGCGACAAAGGTCTTTTTTTGGCAAATGTTTATCTATTATTACATCCTTGGTTTTAATAAGCACTCTAGATTTCTTCTCTTACTAGAGCCCCACTTGTATTTGACACTTAGGAATGTCAGAAAGTTATCCTCACACCTTGTGCTGTTCAAATTTTCTTATATGTTTTTCTTAATTTTGCAGAAATTAATCGAGGAAGTAGACGAGATGCTGAACAATCTACCAGGTGTGACATCAGTGCACGGGAGATTTTACGACCTTTCGAGCAAATATTACCGCATCATCGGCAACCACGCCATGTACTATAAGGACGCCCTGCGGTACTTGGGTTGCGTGGAAGCAAAAGATTTGTTAGGTAAACCTTCTGACTTATTTTTGATGTTTACATTAAATGACTGACATCGCCCTCTAGTGGCCGCTCAAACCTCTTACAGAAAACAATTTGAAGTATATGCTTCATTTCAGGTGAAAATATGCAAATTGAACAGTGGTTAAATATTAACTATCACTTTGTGATTATCTCACAACAGAGGCAGAGCAGCAAGAAAGAGCTTTCACATTGGGTCTGGCAGGCCTGCTCGGAGAGGGTGTGTACAACTTTGGCGAATTGGTACGTTTCTTCAGTGCATTGTTTGGACTGTATATTTGTTTCATAGGTTTGAAACAGTCAATTGTACCAAGACTGAAGCAAACTGCTTGTCTGGCACTGTAGATGATTTTGTTTGCAGTAAAAACATGAATTTGATACTTTAAGCTGATGCACCCCGTCCTGGAATCATTGAGGAACACAGACAAACAGTGGCTGATAGACACGCTCTATGCATTTAACACGGGCAATGTGGAGCGATTTCAAACCCTGAAGACGGCCTGGGGCCAACAGGTGAGCAAACAAGTTATTATATTGGAAATGCCATAATTAAGCTGAACATTAAAGCGATTTCTTTGCAAATGTAGCCTAGAAGAttttaagtaaaaatgtatttatattgttactatacaatgtgaatgtgaatctgctattttatttacaaatggaTTTTGTTTCTCTCCAAAGCCTGATCTTGCATCTAAAGAGGACAAACTCATGCAGAAGATACAGTTACTCTGTGTAATGGAGGTATAAATGTTATTTATCCCAAAGGAAATTAAATATTTGCTCTAAATGGAAACATTGCCAACAAGTTAATTGGtacataattataaatgataaaaataagCACAAAAAGAATTACCACTACTGTAAACAACAATACTAAAAATAGTTAACGATTGATTGTTATGCATAGATGACTTTCACGAGGCCAGCCAATCACAGGCAGCTGACTTTCCAGGAAATCGCTCAGAGTGCCAAAATCCAAGAGAAtgaggtttgtttgtttttttctcttttaacacaacaataaaacaaacataaacaaacacacacacatgcagcgtggCTGCATGCATCTTTCTCAAACTATTGTCTCCGGATGGCCTTTTATCTCACTCTGCTGCTGACCATCTGATTCAGCGCTGGCCATGCACcttcacggcccggccatgccctcctcctcgtcatttTGCTGAACAGCAGCGGTTGCTCCGGCTCTCGCCAGCCAGCCatgacccctccgtccccaggcagatggccgcagTTACTCCTCTGGCGGAGGACTCCGTGACAGCGAGtccctccttcctgggtttcggcaccaatgtacgGAAGGCGGGAACTGACTGAAAAGCAtaattgtttcttttcttttttttttttctcccttttttctaCCAATTTGGGATGTTCAATTCCAAATTTGCTCTAagccctcgtggtggtgtagtgactctcctcaatcctggtggcggaggatgaatatcagctgcctccgcgtctgagaccatcaacccgcacatcttataaCGTAGCAcattgagcacgttaccgcagagacataccgcgtgtggaggcccacggcATCCACCGCGGCAATTATTCATGACTACACCCTAACGGCCCGGCCACatcctcctccttgccacacatGGTTTGGAAGACGGATTGTTGGTGTATTGctcattaatgaaattattaatttCCAACCAAAATTTCTTGtttagtgtagctttaaatagtttatatatattttaataaattctgAAGAGTTTCAGACACATTGAAAATGGAGTTGTAGTTTTGGGTGAGTGTTAAAAATATTGGCAATTTCCATGTTTTGTGGTAATATGAAATGTCTCAACAGGCCTAGTCACATGAAAACAAGTTCACATGATCTAAGACACCATTGTGGAATACCTGGAGTGGCAGATCAAAAGATTTACATTTCATGTAAAAGTAATGTTTTGTAAACTAGCCgctgggtcatttttgacccacataTCCGTTCTAGAGGTAAAATGTACAACTTGATTTCATATTGATTTTGTGTGCTTTAGTAACTTCcaattaaaagtttttcttaactATTTTTATTACTTCTGGAGAGTTGTTATTTGTTTGGCTAATCTGTTTTCTCAAACGACAGTTCCAGACAGATTACACCTGTTATTAATGGAGGATTTTCAGTCACCATTGAGAGTGCGGTTCAATCCTGGGCTAGTCTTAATCTGTGTCTGGGAAATCTGTCCAGACATTCCAGTGATTATCCTCTTCCTCAGGTGGAGCTGTTGGTGATGAAGACTCTGTCTGTCGGACTGATCAAGGGAAGCATTGACGAGGTGGACAAGAAAGTTCACATGACCTGGGTTCAACCTAGAGTTCTGGACTTGCAGCAGGTACGTCCACCTTAATGGACTTCtcaagcagttttattttttttagccttATTGggttttcaataaatgtaatatttagagTTGACCACATTTTCTTTCCCATCTCCACAGATTAAGGGCATGAAAGATCGTCTGGACCTTTGGTGTGGAGATGTCAAGAACATGGCCATGCTGGTGGAACACCAAGCTCAGGATGTACTTACTTAGAAATGCCCTGTACACTGTCTGACCCATCCAAATTGCCCCTATATTTCATTCTCCCTAAGTCTCTAGTTATTTGTGTGACATGTCAGTATGTTCATTATGTCATTAAAGCAAATTGTTTACAGGACTGctcttttattttagattttatcattttttttattattattgtctgtggcactatgaaaattccTCTTTGTTTTGAGGAACCCGACTCATTAGACAAAACaacattgactcgaccaatggcTTGAGTTGAGGGCGGACCTATCTGTTTGATCAAAGGTTGACGGGTGTATtcaaaagctgttttgaaaaccatatttatttttgctattcggTTTGGTCGGGcaggaattacacacttcacatttaacaaAAGTTTATGAAAGAATCGTGAACAAATACAATTGTCATATGAATGAATGTGTCATTTCTGTATTGGCTTAATTCGGCAGCATTACAGAAAAGCAAGAATATAGTTTGGTTCAGAGCCATGTTAGAGATTAACTTTCCCTTTTAAGGGGCAATCTTTGTCCCtggattttttttatctttatgagTGCACATGTTTTCTAATCATATTTTTAAACATGTCAAATTCTTCAATTTATTGACAATTTAGGCCTAGAATAGAATGTTAAGAAATATATCCGATGTTAGAAATAAAACTCAGAAGAACTCATTAGGCTTTTTTTACTTTTGGTTGAATTTTTGCACCTAGGCCCCATTATTTTCTGACCCTGGTTAATGTGTGACCTCGCTGATCTCCgaaactgaatttaaaatgcTGTTACTCCCACTCAGGAATTAAAGTGACCACATCCTGTCCTGAAACAATGCAACTTACTGTAAACAAGTAGTACGAAATCACAGTGGGCTGAGACTGGAAAGGAACAATGTTTTTAGACCTACTATTGCACAGAATGAATACGTTTGCCTTGGTCAAATCTTTCTACAGATATTTTTGGTGGTTGATAGATCTGATTCATCTTTGTATCTTAGCAACATCTTTCGGTTGTCTCAGAAGATAGGTTGGTTTTTATTATTGGAGCCATGAACTAGTGTATATAAATATTGGATTTCAGTAACACTGCACAGCACTCGGACTTCAAGGTCTTATCATTTTTTATATTCATTGTAGGATCATCTGACTTTATATTATGGGACCAAATTGTGGCTGCAcagcagttttttttgtttttaattcttgaaatgttaaaatgttttacccATCCAGCACGTCTATCAATAGATTAATAGCATCCCTGTCTTTAGTGCTTAACTGCTTAATCTCACGGCTGCAAAAACAATCCTCAGCCAATTGTTTTAGGAAAATGAACACAAAGGAACTAGGAACGGATGCTATCACTCAATTGAATTACATAAATGTCCTCTTTTCAATAATTTGGATGAAACATGGTTACAGCAAAGCAACTGAAAGAATTTATATTTAGACACATTTTAAAGTTTTCATTGAGAAGCTGACTTGCTACGTAGTTGTACATTTCATTGGAAgctttttttagtttttgcttatatctaaattattttaattcttaaaaaacaaaatatgacaGTGTTATTCAGTTATGTTGGTTCTGACCTCTAAACAGCAATTGTACAGTACAACATACAATGACCATGACTTTTAGAATAAAGGATcggttaaatatttttatttattcagacCAGTGTGCCACCACTTGAgtacattcattttatttatcaaAGGTTAAATAGGCTTAATAAGGAGGAATGCTCAGAGGCTGACAATTTATTCTCCACCAGCACCAGGACGTTTCTTGTAGTCCTCCAAATGTGACAGGATCCAGCCAGAAGGCCCCAGGATGGTCACAAACAAGACTCCCATTGCGATAACTTGCTCCTGCATCAAGATCACAATGCAAATAATGAGATGTTGAACTGCAGTAATCAATATTGTTGTTTAAATGTGCATAAGAATGCACAAAACTATAATCAGAATGGGATTTAATCTACTAGCAACAAGGATGACACTGACTTTGTCAACACTGACAaattaaaatatatcaaattaacacatgattgcatatttaagcatataccGATTTACATTTTCAGTCTTTTTTTATGATGTACTAAATCATAAATCTAAATGAATTGAGtcatctttaaagggatagttgacccaaaaatgaaaattctctcattgttactcagatgtgtatgacttatttttgaaaatcaaatctgtaggtccatacgttgcaagtgaatagtgaccagaactttgaagctccaacaagCACAAAAAGGTAATATGACTCAGTGTTTAAACCCAtaacttcagaagcaatatgaaaagtgtgggttatatgtttttactataaatcttcactttcacattcttcttttgtttttggtgatttgcattcttcatacatatcgccacctactagtCTGGGCtgagattgattgtaaaaaaaaaaaaaaaaaaagaaatattgaatattacataaaatattgaactgtttctaaagtacacctatcatatcacttctgaaggcatggatttaaccactggaatcatgtgTATTCTTTTTATGCtgcaatttatttgatttatggagtttcaaagttcttgccaccgttcacttgcattgtatctacagtgctgagatattcttttaaaaatctgtgtgtgtgtgtgttgatttatatatatatataagacagtcatacacatctagtgtgtatggcatgaaggtgagtaaatgttgagagaattttcatttttgggtcaactatccctttaagtggtgTACATATGAATTTAgaataaatgtaaagtatttaattaaaaataatgagaATAATTAACTTTTAGAACTTAGCAAACAAAATTCTTAAGTTTTAAACAATACAGTTTGTTAACTGACAACGTAACagcctttttttgtattaaattaacacattttatagtTTGCAA contains:
- the LOC127642413 gene encoding 26S proteasome non-ATPase regulatory subunit 13-like codes for the protein MKDVIGYLKQQQSKSPTPEMASEWHSMENFYNKKLWHQLTLQLSVFVQDTYFAKGDGLIQLYENFISDFEHRINPLSLVEIILHVAKQMPDPNTAISFLEKTKEKVKASEEAVILCKTSIGSLKLVINDLPATKKLIEEVDEMLNNLPGVTSVHGRFYDLSSKYYRIIGNHAMYYKDALRYLGCVEAKDLLEAEQQERAFTLGLAGLLGEGVYNFGELLMHPVLESLRNTDKQWLIDTLYAFNTGNVERFQTLKTAWGQQPDLASKEDKLMQKIQLLCVMEMTFTRPANHRQLTFQEIAQSAKIQENEVELLVMKTLSVGLIKGSIDEVDKKVHMTWVQPRVLDLQQIKGMKDRLDLWCGDVKNMAMLVEHQAQDVLT